The sequence TGCTTCGCCGTCAGGACAAATGACGTGGATATGCATACGTACCTCTTCACGAGAAAAAAAGAAAAAACGGTAATCTTTAATTTTCAGAACGGTTGGCACGCTTTATAACCTCATTTAATTTTTTATGAAATATAGTTTAGCAAAAAAGTGACAAAACAAGGCTGAATAGATATTAATCAGCTACAAGTAAAAAGCTTATTCTTTATTTAACCCCTTCTTCGCTATAATCGCGCAATTTTTACCAGTATTGTGAGTAAACCATGATGGATGTCCGCGAAGCCTTTTTGGCCTTTTTTGAATCAAAACAACACGAACGTGCTGCGAGTTCTCCACTCGTTCCCGATGATGCAACCTTGCTTTTCACCAATGCGGGAATGGTACCGTTCAAGTCGATCTTTACAGGTGATATCCCAATCCCTGCCAATCCGCGTGCGACCAGTGCGCAAACGTGTATCCGTGCCGGCGGTAAACATAATGACCTTGAAAACGTCGGTCATACGGCACGTCACCATACCTTTTTCGAGATGCTCGGAAATTTCAGTTTCGGCGATTATTTCAAAGAAGAAGCGATTGCCTATGCATGGGAATTCGTCACCTGCGTTATGAAACTTCCGGTCGAAAAACTCTGGGTTACCGTTCACGAATCCGATGACGAAGCCGAAGAAATTTGGAAAAAACATATCGCAGCGGATCGCATCATGCGTCTTGGGGATAAAGACAACTTCTGGCAGATGGGAGATACCGGACCGTGCGGACCGTGTTCGGAAATCTTCATCGATCAGGGTGCGGAACATTTCAACGGGCCGGAAGATTACATGGGGGGAGACGGCGACCGTTTCCTCGAAATCTGGAATCTTGTATTTATGCAGTATGAGCGTAATACCAAAGGCGAATTGAAACCGTTGCCGAAACCTTCCATCGATACGGGAATGGGATTGGAACGGGCTACGGCTGTTCTCGAAGGGGCGTTAAGCAACTACGATTCTTCCCTCTTTATGCCGATTATCAAAAAAGTAGAAGCTCTCATCGGAAAACCGTATGTGTACGCGACCGGTGCATCGTACCGTGTAATCGCCGATCATATTCGTACGGTTACGTTCTTGCTTGCGCAGGGGACGAACTTCTCTAACGAAGGGCGCGGATATGTTCTTCGCCGTATCTTACGACGTGCGGTTCGTCACGGGTATTTGCTCGGATTTACCAAACCGTTTATGTTTGAAGTAGCCGACAGTGTTGCGGAACTCATGGGGAAACAATATCCGTATATCGTAGAGAAACTTTCCGTCCTAAAAGAGCAAATCATGCTCGAAGAAGAACGCTTCTTTAAAACGATCGCATCCGGAATCGAACTCTTCAACGAAGAGCTCAAAAATACCAAAGAGACGTTCAGCGGTGAGGTGGCCTTTAAACTCTACGATACATTCGGATTCCCTCTCGATTTGACCGAAGATATGTTAAAAGAGAAAAATCTCTCTCTCGATGTGGAGACGTTTGAAACACTGATGTCCGAACAGCGCAAGCGTGCGAAAGCGGCGTGGAAAGGTTCGGGGGACGCTCATGTAGAAGGGGATTTCAAAACCCTTCTCGAAACGTTCGGTGTGAATACGTTTATCGGATATGCTTACACCAAAGCGCCGGTTAAAGTTCAAGCCCTTTTAGGGGAGAATTTTGAACGGGTCGATCAATTGCATGCACGTCAAAGCGGATGGGTGCTTCTCGAAGAGACTCCGTTTTATGCCGAAAGCGGCGGACAATGCGGTGATAGCGGTACACTCGGCGATAAAGCGGTTGTGACCGATACGAAAAAATTCCACGGGTTGAATCTTTCCCATATCGAGACCAAAGAAACGATCAGCGTCGGTGATACGGTCGAAGCGATCGTCGATCCTTCGCGTAACGAGATTGCCAAACATCACTCGGCAACGCACCTCTTGCATTCCGCATTGTATGAGATTTTGGGCGAGCATATTTCACAAGCGGGTTCATTGGTCGAGCATAACCGTCTTCGTTTCGACTTTTCTCATCCAAAAGCGATGTCGCATGAAGAGATCGCATTGGTCGAAGAACGGGTCAATTATCATGTCTTCCACGCGTTGGAAGGGATGACGAGAGAAATGAGCATCGACGAAGCGAAAAAAAGTGGTGCGAAAGCGCAGTTTGGTGAAAAATACGGCGATACGGTACGTGTCGTCAATTTCGGTACCGCTTCGGTCGAGTTCTGCGGCGGTATCCACGTTGATAATACGGCAACAATCGGAACGTTTGCCATTGTAAAAGAGAGCGGTGTAAGTGCCGGTGTCCGCCGTATCGAAGCGGTGTGCGGCAATGCGGCGTACAACCTCTTCAAATCACAGCGTCATCTTCTCGAAGAGGTCGAAGCATCGGTTAAAAACCGCGATGTATTGGCCGGAATCGAGCGGCTGAAAGAGCAAGTCAAAACGCTCAAGCATGAAATGGCGACATTGGCATCGAGTGCGAAAGAAGAACTGAGTGTGACTATGATGGGTAATACCGCTGTCGTTGTTGCCGAACTCGGAACGGGTGATATCAAAGAACGTATCGATGAGCTTAAAAATCAGCATGATTCGGTTGCGGTGATTTTATTCCAAGTGAAAGACGATAAAGTTCTTTTGGCTGCCGGAGCGAAGAACACGACGCTCAAAGCGGGAGATTGGATCAAAGCAATCGCACCTATCCTCGGCGGAGGCGGAGGCGGTCGTCCTGATTTCGCGCAAGCGGGCGGAAAAGATGTCACAAAAATCGGCGATGCCAAAGAAGCGGCATTGGCGTACGTGACCAAGGAACTTAATTAAATTCTGCCTCGAACGAGGCAAGCTTCAGTGCCAAAGCGGCTAGCGTAGCGTAGCGGGGCTTTGCTCCGTTATGCGTTTAAAAGGAAACTATTTATGAAAGAATTTTTAATCGAAACGTTTGCACACCATCGCAATCTAATCATTTTTCTCCACATCATCAGTGCGGTTATCTGGGTCGGCGGAATGATCGCCGTCCGTTTTGCAGTGCATCAGTCGTTGGCACTTATCCCTGATCCGAAACTCCGATTGGAACGATCCGCTCATGTTTTGAAACGTCTCTTTACGATTGTATGGCCGTTTGTGATCGTTTTGATCATTACGGCTGTCGTGATGGCGGTAGGATTTCAATTTCGTGCAGCGGCGATGGATGCTTCCGGAAATGTGATTAACGAATACATGATGAGCGTCTACAATACCGTCCATATCAAAGAAGCGATCTGGCTCATCATGTCGATTAATCTCGGTGCGATGATGTTTCGTCGTCGTAAGGCTGAAATTGCATTGCGTGAAGGCAATCTGGACGAGGCTAAAAATATGCTCGGTTTGATTGCCAAATACATGGTACCGGTCAATATTGCTCTGGGCGTAATCGCTATATTTATTGGTGTCGTCCTAAGAAACGTCCATTAAATACATGCTGCGTCTCGCTTCTGCTTCCATCACCCGCGCGGAACTCTTAAACGCTGCGGGTATCTCCTATCTGCAAGAGTCGGTCGATTTCGATGAAGACTCTATCGTAGCGCCTACACCAAAGAATTTTGTCTATCAGGCAACACTCGGAAAATACAAAGTCAATCTGGAAAAGTTCGGGTGCAGTGATTATCCGTTGCTTGTTGCCGATACGGTGGTTACGGCTCACGGAAAGATCTTGCGCAAGGCCAAAGATGAAGACGATGCCCGTCAAATCCTGCAGATGCAAAGCGGTTCGGATGTCGCCATTATCACCTGCATGATCTATAAAACTCCCCGTCTCGAATTGATCGATATCTCTTCTACCCATTATTTTTTTAATGTGTTTGACCCTGAGTCGATAGAGCAGTATATACAAAGCGGAGATTGGCGGGGCAAAGCGGGAGCCTGTATGGTGGAGGGATTCTGTAAGCCGTATATCCGTGAAGTGCGTGGGTTCGAGAGTACAGCCATGGGGCTTTGTGTCGAAGTATTAAAGCCGTTTTTATGATGAAAAACCCTTATGAAAACGAACTGAAAGCACTCAAACGTGCCGGCCGTTTCCGCGGACGGAGTGTAAGGGATGAAACATTGATCGATGCGGCGTCCAACGACTATCTGGGATTGGCCCATCATAAAGAACTCCATCTAAAAGCCTGCGCAACCCTTTCTCAGTACAACGATCATGCTCCGAAAGCCTCCATGCTGGTCAACGGCTATCATCCGATTCATCGTCTTTTTGAAGAGGCTTTATGTGCGGCCAACGGGTTTGAAGCGGGGATCGTGATGGGGAGCGGCTTTAATGCCAATATCGGCCTTATCGAAGCCCTCGTTCGCAAAGGCGATGTTTTGCTGATGGACGAAGAATATCATGCCAGCGGTGTGGCAGGGGCACGTATGTGTGAGGGGGAAGTGATCTTTTTTACCCACAATGATTCCGGATCGTTTAAAGAGGCATTGAAACGTGCCCACGGCAAGCGGACGATCGTTGCCGTTGAGGGGATCTACTCTATGGGGGGCGATCTTGTACCGCGTGAGATTATCGAACTTGCCATAGAGCATGAAACGATTTTGATTTTGGATGAAGCGCACAGCAGCGGGGTAATCGGGGAACATTTGATGGGGATACTCGATCATTACGGTATCGCCCCGACCCCGTTAATGATCAAAATGGGGACATTAGGCAAAGCGTACGGAAGTTTCGGTGCGTATGTTCTCTCATCCAAGCATATTAGTGAGTATCTGATCAACCGTGCCAAAAATGTCATCTATGCAACTGCACCCTCGCTTTATGATACGGCGTTGGCACATCACTCGCTGGACTATATCCAAAGCCATACTCAAATATTGCAGGAGCAAATCGTGCTTCGTCAAAACATTATTTTAGAAACGCTCGGTATCGAATGTGCCGGTCTGATCGTCCCGATTGAAATCGGGGATAATCACGAGGTGATGCGGTTGCAGGAGCAGATAAAAAATGAGCTGGGG is a genomic window of Sulfuricurvum sp. containing:
- the alaS gene encoding alanine--tRNA ligase: MDVREAFLAFFESKQHERAASSPLVPDDATLLFTNAGMVPFKSIFTGDIPIPANPRATSAQTCIRAGGKHNDLENVGHTARHHTFFEMLGNFSFGDYFKEEAIAYAWEFVTCVMKLPVEKLWVTVHESDDEAEEIWKKHIAADRIMRLGDKDNFWQMGDTGPCGPCSEIFIDQGAEHFNGPEDYMGGDGDRFLEIWNLVFMQYERNTKGELKPLPKPSIDTGMGLERATAVLEGALSNYDSSLFMPIIKKVEALIGKPYVYATGASYRVIADHIRTVTFLLAQGTNFSNEGRGYVLRRILRRAVRHGYLLGFTKPFMFEVADSVAELMGKQYPYIVEKLSVLKEQIMLEEERFFKTIASGIELFNEELKNTKETFSGEVAFKLYDTFGFPLDLTEDMLKEKNLSLDVETFETLMSEQRKRAKAAWKGSGDAHVEGDFKTLLETFGVNTFIGYAYTKAPVKVQALLGENFERVDQLHARQSGWVLLEETPFYAESGGQCGDSGTLGDKAVVTDTKKFHGLNLSHIETKETISVGDTVEAIVDPSRNEIAKHHSATHLLHSALYEILGEHISQAGSLVEHNRLRFDFSHPKAMSHEEIALVEERVNYHVFHALEGMTREMSIDEAKKSGAKAQFGEKYGDTVRVVNFGTASVEFCGGIHVDNTATIGTFAIVKESGVSAGVRRIEAVCGNAAYNLFKSQRHLLEEVEASVKNRDVLAGIERLKEQVKTLKHEMATLASSAKEELSVTMMGNTAVVVAELGTGDIKERIDELKNQHDSVAVILFQVKDDKVLLAAGAKNTTLKAGDWIKAIAPILGGGGGGRPDFAQAGGKDVTKIGDAKEAALAYVTKELN
- the maf gene encoding septum formation inhibitor Maf, translating into MLRLASASITRAELLNAAGISYLQESVDFDEDSIVAPTPKNFVYQATLGKYKVNLEKFGCSDYPLLVADTVVTAHGKILRKAKDEDDARQILQMQSGSDVAIITCMIYKTPRLELIDISSTHYFFNVFDPESIEQYIQSGDWRGKAGACMVEGFCKPYIREVRGFESTAMGLCVEVLKPFL
- a CDS encoding pyridoxal phosphate-dependent aminotransferase family protein; protein product: MKNPYENELKALKRAGRFRGRSVRDETLIDAASNDYLGLAHHKELHLKACATLSQYNDHAPKASMLVNGYHPIHRLFEEALCAANGFEAGIVMGSGFNANIGLIEALVRKGDVLLMDEEYHASGVAGARMCEGEVIFFTHNDSGSFKEALKRAHGKRTIVAVEGIYSMGGDLVPREIIELAIEHETILILDEAHSSGVIGEHLMGILDHYGIAPTPLMIKMGTLGKAYGSFGAYVLSSKHISEYLINRAKNVIYATAPSLYDTALAHHSLDYIQSHTQILQEQIVLRQNIILETLGIECAGLIVPIEIGDNHEVMRLQEQIKNELGMHVGAIRQPTVKKAILRLIARLDIDAALLRRACERLTQIWVK